From the genome of Lotus japonicus ecotype B-129 chromosome 6, LjGifu_v1.2, one region includes:
- the LOC130723601 gene encoding uncharacterized protein LOC130723601 has translation MGNCASNPKTNEGDAPAPEPAVTEEVKVEQQENTKAEEETLGNLLNENGETEAVAEQGEAKNEEEKKPETEEVQVEANVEEKSETEEAKPEEEKPADN, from the exons ATGGGCAACTGTGCTAGCAACCCCAAGACCAACGAGGGTGATGCCCCGGCACCTGAACCCGCCGTCACTGAGGAGGTTAAGGTTGAGCAGCAAGAGAACACCAAGGCCGAGGAGGAGACTCTAGGCAACTTGCTCAATGAG AATGGAGAAACTGAAGCAGTAGCAGAGCAAGGTGAGGCCAAGAATGAAGAGGAGAAGAAACCCGAGACTGAGGAGGTGCAGGTTGAAGCCAATGTTGAAGAGAAATCCGAGACAGAGGAGGCAAAGCCTGAAGAAGAGAAACCCGCTGATAATTAA